A region from the Acyrthosiphon pisum isolate AL4f chromosome A1, pea_aphid_22Mar2018_4r6ur, whole genome shotgun sequence genome encodes:
- the LOC100159957 gene encoding uncharacterized protein LOC100159957: MALASMQRKTNVRLPPEINRVLYIRNLPYKITAEEMYDIFGKYGAIRQIRVGNTPDTRGTAFVVYEDIFDAKNACDHLSGFNVCNRYLVVLYYQSTKAFKKLDTDKKKAELEKVKMKYGLSEEN, from the exons atgGCTCTTGCTAGTATGCAAAGGAAAACCAAC GTACGATTGCCTCCAGAAATTAATAGGGTTCTTTACATTAGAAACTTACCTTACAAAATAACAGCTGAGgaaatgtatgatatttttggaaaatatggCGCCATTCGTCAAATTAGAGT AGGAAACACCCCAGATACAAGAGGAACAGCATTTGTAGTATATGAAGATATATTTGATGCAAAGAATGCCTGTGATCACTTGTCTGGATTCAATGTGTGCAATCGATACTTAGTCGTCTTATATTATCAG TCAACcaaagcatttaaaaaattggatacGGACAAGAAGAAAGCAGAATTAGAAAAAGTTAAAATGAAATATGGCCTCAGTGAAGAAAATTAG